One segment of Agrococcus sp. ProA11 DNA contains the following:
- a CDS encoding NUDIX domain-containing protein, which produces MGIITVSAICFQREDGAVLTVRKRGTHAWMLPGGKPEAGETAAECAVREVFEELGVEIPLDRIEPMGEFETRAANEAGFALHASVFRTREPVAPIAQAEIEAVRWIDPAAGIDDQSEAPLNRELVFPMLLAERTPR; this is translated from the coding sequence ATGGGCATCATCACCGTGTCGGCGATCTGCTTCCAGCGTGAGGACGGCGCCGTGCTCACGGTGCGGAAGCGCGGCACGCACGCGTGGATGCTGCCGGGCGGCAAGCCAGAGGCCGGCGAGACGGCCGCCGAGTGCGCGGTGCGCGAGGTCTTCGAGGAGCTCGGGGTCGAGATCCCGCTCGACCGCATCGAGCCGATGGGCGAGTTCGAGACGCGCGCCGCCAACGAGGCGGGGTTCGCGCTGCACGCGAGCGTGTTCCGGACCCGCGAGCCGGTCGCGCCGATCGCGCAGGCCGAGATCGAGGCGGTGCGCTGGATCGACCCCGCGGCCGGCATCGATGACCAGTCGGAGGCGCCGCTCAACCGCGAGCTCGTCTTCCCGATGCTGCTCGCGGAGCGCACGCCGCGATAG
- a CDS encoding FAD-dependent monooxygenase → MTQTAIIVGAGIGGLAAARGLEAAGWQVRVLDAAPEPGSLGAGVSITSNGMAALDALGVGDAVRGAAVRALPEGVFTDQGTPLQEGMHADSSVVHAIHRSTLLDILRGEREIETGMRVAGASDGERGRPSVTIEHGAADPDSSDARSERERRKDRARGTKLGRRLHRLLEPGDDPIDRRAEARATRAQVRSLASSRFETLEADLIVGADGIDSAVRSALWRRARTDYSGATAWFGIVQAEADSPAGPRMYLGRGAAFGMEPIDGGRISWWGMAFARMGRRADDEIEAAVRQFDDWAPEVRDHIAATGSSSITHRDLFSLATRLDSYHRPGVVLVGDAAHAMLPTLGQGGNATLEDAATLGILLEDHPLEQALAGYDRARVERTQRMMHLSERVARVNTRMRMPALVAARNGLLNLTPALATEIASDWMLAWRSPRSAD, encoded by the coding sequence ATGACGCAGACCGCCATCATCGTCGGAGCAGGAATCGGCGGCCTCGCCGCCGCCCGAGGGCTCGAGGCAGCCGGCTGGCAGGTGCGGGTGCTGGATGCCGCGCCGGAGCCCGGATCGCTCGGAGCGGGCGTCTCGATCACGAGCAACGGCATGGCTGCGCTCGATGCGCTCGGCGTGGGCGACGCGGTGCGCGGCGCGGCCGTGCGCGCGCTGCCGGAGGGCGTCTTCACCGACCAGGGCACGCCGCTCCAGGAGGGGATGCACGCCGACTCGAGCGTCGTGCACGCGATCCATCGCTCCACGCTGCTCGACATCCTGCGCGGCGAGCGCGAGATCGAGACCGGGATGCGCGTCGCGGGCGCCAGCGATGGCGAGCGCGGACGGCCGAGCGTCACGATCGAGCACGGCGCGGCGGATCCCGACTCCTCCGATGCGCGGTCGGAGCGCGAGCGCCGCAAGGATCGGGCGCGCGGCACGAAGCTCGGCCGGCGACTGCACCGGCTGCTCGAGCCTGGCGACGACCCGATCGACCGGAGGGCGGAGGCCCGCGCGACCAGGGCGCAGGTGCGGTCACTGGCGTCGTCGCGCTTCGAGACGCTCGAGGCCGATCTGATCGTGGGTGCCGACGGCATCGACTCCGCGGTGCGGTCGGCGCTCTGGCGCAGGGCGCGCACCGACTACTCCGGTGCGACGGCGTGGTTCGGCATCGTCCAGGCCGAGGCGGATTCGCCCGCCGGACCCCGGATGTACCTCGGGCGCGGCGCCGCGTTCGGGATGGAGCCCATCGACGGCGGCCGCATCTCCTGGTGGGGCATGGCGTTCGCGCGCATGGGACGCCGTGCCGATGACGAGATCGAAGCCGCCGTGCGGCAGTTCGACGATTGGGCCCCGGAGGTGCGCGACCACATCGCCGCGACCGGCAGCAGCAGCATCACGCACCGGGATCTCTTCTCGCTCGCGACCCGCCTCGACTCGTACCACCGGCCGGGCGTCGTGCTCGTGGGTGATGCCGCTCACGCGATGCTCCCGACGCTCGGGCAGGGCGGCAATGCGACCCTCGAGGATGCCGCGACCCTCGGCATCCTGCTCGAGGATCACCCGCTCGAGCAGGCGCTCGCTGGCTACGACCGCGCGCGCGTGGAGCGCACCCAGCGCATGATGCACCTGTCGGAGCGCGTCGCGCGCGTCAACACGCGCATGCGGATGCCCGCGCTCGTCGCGGCGCGCAACGGCCTGCTCAATCTCACGCCGGCGCTGGCGACCGAGATCGCCAGCGACTGGATGCTCGCCTGGCGCTCACCCCGCAGCGCCGACTGA